A genomic stretch from Phlebotomus papatasi isolate M1 unplaced genomic scaffold, Ppap_2.1 HiC_scaffold_202, whole genome shotgun sequence includes:
- the LOC129808923 gene encoding uncharacterized protein LOC129808923: protein MSVNLRTVYAFAREMYPKKVKGDIQYGTAGFRTKRQMETQITVNPITLPTNIDAFEKNKSSWDRWVMRLEETFSCFGITDGAKKRSMILHYMGQENFEKLCDRITPQVPRDLTYEQIVAQLKECFNPVPNEIVEIYEFQKREQREGETCDEYLAALRKMATYCNFGCATCNYLVKALRNQFVAGLKNKSIQKRLLEKRDLTLETALDIAKAMEASQKGEELLSGKKEEVLKLDDSTEKTPREHQEGAKTLKCFRCGVSTHLANTCVHKEKTCFNCNKIGHLASVCHQNKSSRGNDKGKGKDKVQINKVEDLLYYECKNSEKILLNVKLEGKAMTFEVDSGSPISVITVDDRDRFFPNLEIFPTERKFASYNGSKIDIIGFLRVTAEIGGRSLQGLNLYVSMGPSKVPLLGREWSRKLHWLNWNQIMSLNKIKEIHDTEGHKIQIEELKEEFKNVFDKSLGKIVGVKAELKLKDDANPVFLKPRPMPIAKKEAVEREIDKLVKEGAYVKVNQSRWATPIVAIPKASGSVRICGDYSVTVNPNLIVDKHPLPTVEELFQDMAGGDKFSKLDLSQAYMQLEMREEDREILTLNTHKGLYKPTRLMYGVASAVAIWQRVMEALLHDIPGVKVFLDDIRITGANDREHMMRLKEKINYCGYVIDKDGIHKDPRKIEALEKMPRPRNIDEEMGSDQFLAHYDPNQSLVLAVDASPVGVGACLGHRYEDGSEKPLFYASQTLTETQRRYTQIDKEAYAIIFGIKKFYSYLYGRHFILITDNKPLSQIMNPEKGIPQYTALRMQHYSAFLKGFDFTLEHRKTQSHGNADGLSRLPLPETSEFETDDPEITQINLISVLPVTVKQIQDELKKDSDMRIQNGLR, encoded by the exons ATGTCAGTGAACTTGCGTACCGTGTACGCCTTTGCCAGGGAAATGTATCCCAAGAAGGTGAAGGGAGATATTCAGTATGGAACAGCAGGATTCCGGACAAA ACGTCAAATGGAGACACAAATAACAGTGAATCCTATTACATTACCCACAAATATCGATGCTTTTGAGAAGAACAAAAGCTCCTGGGATCGATGGGTAATGAGACTGGAGGAGACTTTTTCTTGCTTCGGCATCACGGACGGTGCCAAAAAGAGAAGCATGATCCTGCATTACATGGGACAGGAGAACTTTGAGAAGCTGTGCGATAGAATTACGCCGCAAGTACCGAGAGATTTGACATACGAGCAAATTGTTGCTCAACTGAAAGAGTGTTTCAACCCTGTACCAAATGAGATTGTCGAAATCTACGAGTTCCAGAAGAGAGAACAACGGGAGGGTGAAACTTGTGATGAATACTTGGCGGCCCTACGGAAAATGGCAACTTACTGCAATTTTGGATGTGCAACTTGCAACTATCTGGTAAAAGCTCTAAGGAATCAGTTCGTGGCTGGACTTAAGAACAAGTCCATCCAAAAGAGGCTTTTGGAGAAACGAGATTTGACATTGGAGACTGCGCTGGATATAGCCAAAGCCATGGAGGCATCCCAGAAAGGTGAAGAATTGCTGTCCGGAAAGAAAGAAGAAGTTCTGAAGTTGGATGACTCAACTGAGAAGACTCCACGTGAACACCAGGAAGGTGCAAAGACGTTGAAGTGCTTCAGATGTGGAGTAAGTACTCACTTGGCAAATACATGTGTTCATAAAGAGAAAACGTGCTTCAACTGCAACAAGATTGGCCATCTCGCTTCGGTTTGCCATCAGAACAAGTCGTCAAGGGGTAATGATAAAGGGAAGGGAAAAGATAAAGTTCAGATAAATAAAGTTGAAGATTTACTATACTATGAGTGTAAGAATTCAGAAAAAATTTTGCTAAATGTCAAGTTGGAAGGCAAAGCCATGACTTTCGAGGTGGACAGCGGGTCCCCTATTTCGGTCATTACGGTTGATGACAGAGATAGATTTTTcccaaatcttgaaatatttcctACCGAAAGGAAATTTGCAAGCTACAATGGTAGCAAGATAGATATCATTGGTTTTCTCAGGGTAACAGCAGAAATTGGGGGCCGTAGCCTGCAAGGATTGAATCTTTATGTATCGATGGGTCCTTCCAAGGTGCCTTTGTTGGGAAGAGAGTGGTCTCGGAAACTTCATTGGTTAAATTGGAATCAGATTATGTCATTAAATAAGATCAAAGAGATTCATGATACCGAGGGTCATAAAATTCAGATTGAAGAATTAAAAGAAGAATTCAAGAACGTTTTTGATAAGTCTTTGGGAAAGATAGTAGGAGTTAAAGCGGAACTCAAATTGAAAGACGATGCAAATCCAGTATTTTTGAAGCCGCGTCCAATGCCCATTGCTAAAAAGGAAGCCGTTGAGAGAGAAATCGATAAACTAGTTAAAGAAGGAGCTTACGTTAAAGTTAATCAGAGTAGGTGGGCAACACCTATTGTTGCTATACCAAAAGCTTCCGGGAGTGTGCGAATCTGCGGAGATTACAGCGTGACTGTTAATCCAAACTTGATAGTTGATAAACATCCTCTTCCAACGGTAGAAGAACTTTTTCAGGACATGGCAGGAggtgataaattttcaaaattagattTGTCTCAAGCCTACATGCAGCTCGAAATGCGCGAAGAAGACAGAGAGATTCTTACTTTGAATACACATAAAGGCTTGTACAAACCTACGCGACTTATGTATGGAGTTGCGTCTGCTGTGGCTATTTGGCAGAGGGTAATGGAGGCCTTATTACATGATATTCCAGGCGTTAAAGTTTTTCTTGATGATATAAGAATAACGGGGGCAAATGACAGGGAGCACATGATGAGACTTAAAGAG AAAATTAACTACTGTGGATACGTCATAGATAAGGACGGAATTCACAAAGATCCCCGAAAGATTGAAGCACTGGAGAAGATGCCGAGGCCCCGCAATATCGACGAA GAAATGGGTAGTGATCAATTTCTGGCTCATTATGATCCGAATCAGAGTCTGGTACTGGCAGTGGACGCTAGTCCGGTGGGCGTAGGGGCATGCTTGGGGCATCGATACGAAGATGGGTCGGAAAAACCACTGTTTTATGCGTCGCAAACTTTAACAGAGACCCAAAGGAGATATACACAGATTGATAAAGAAGCTTACGCCATAATTTTTGGGATCAAGAAATTTTATTCCTATTTGTATGGACGACATTTCATATTGATTACAGACAACAAACCATTATCTCAAATAATGAATCCAGAAAAGGGCATTCCTCAGTATACGGCATTGAGAATGCAACATTATTCTGCTTTTTTGAAAGGATTCGACTTTACTTTGGAACATAGGAAGACACAATCACATGGAAATGCTGATGGACTGTCTAGGCTGCCATTACCAGAGACCTCTGAATTTGAGACTGATGATCCAGAAATAACGcaaataaatttgatcagtgTTTTGCCAGTTACTGTAAAACAGATTCAGGACGAGCTAAAGAAAGATTCGGAT
- the LOC129808924 gene encoding melanotransferrin-like — protein sequence MRLQPNFSESLTEDRFELLCPDGQKRPLGDYRQCNWGLVPADAVVVSSAKTTEERKHIERFLLKSVELYSTKPVGDTQSSLDSTTDQGNRYDYGGRNTNFGSPYSNDRFGGFGGAGGGGFGGAGGRYDPNRGYDSNRGFGGYDDPFRTTTTTTTTTRRPFGYYDNPFGVRNQTDQDDNNQTQVYERFELFDSSRYGTKLNLMFSDTARTFASIKEVDQNFAGYLGDNLEIILGVRMCPVGRMTLCVTSDAEMEKCVKMRTALKAQLIKPEMICHKGHSHINCMQAIASGSADVAVLDVSDVYTGGLTYELVPFLSEVYNLGEPEYYVVAIAKEDDPDTELTYLKGKYTCHAGINTAAGWVYPLAYLISNGWIRPYGCDSIRAAAEYFSKSCVPGALSAEYNTGIPYDNMCDLCHGVSYRYCRRDASEDYYGHTGAFRCLVEGRGHVAFAKHTTVSENTGGKRREWWARNTLNDDFQLLCPDGTRGRLNDYHHCNLGKVKANAVVTRGGIGYNETQINAYINLFTYAQQFYGRKEQDAFSFSMFYSYPPYHDLIFQDATRQLKVISPEERRYDKYVGKDFMRARRITDCLAGGSQVTINRMLIALITAFSILSGRMFLLK from the exons ATGAGACTACAACCAAATTTTTCAGAGAGCTTAACAGAGGATCGCTTTGAACTGCTGTGTCCAGATGGTCAAAAGCGTCCTTTGGGAGACTATCGTCAATGCAACTGGGGTCTTGTACCTGCAGACGCCGTTGTAGTATCTTCAGCTAAAACAACAGAAGAACGAAAACACATTGAGCGTTTCCTGCTCAAAAGCGTCGAACTCTATTCAACTAAACCTGTAGGTGACACCCAATCATCTCTTGATTCAACTACGGATCAAGGAAATCGCTACGATTACGGTGGACGCAACACTAACTTCGGAAGTCCCTACAGCAACGATCGTTTTGGTGGATTTGGAGGAGCAGGAGGCGGCGGATTTGGAGGAGCAGGTGGAAGGTATGATCCCAACAGAGGCTACGATTCTAATCGAGGATTTGGAGGATACGATGACCCATTCCGAACTACAACAACGACAACAACAACCACAAGACGTCCTTTCGGCTACTACGATAATCCTTTCGGCGTGAGGAATCAAACGGACCAGGATGACAACAACCAGACTCAAGTTTACGAAAGATTTGAACTCTTTGATTCGTCGAGGTACGGAACGAAACTCAATCTGATGTTTTCGGATACAGCAAGGACATTTGCCAGCATCAAGGAAGTTGATCAGAACTTTGCTGGATACCTTGGAGATAATTTGGAGATCATTCTTGGAGTTAGGATGTGTCCAGTTGGCAGAATGACTCTTTGTGTGACTTCAGACGCAGAAATGGAGAAGTGCGTGAAGATGAGAACTGCTCTTAAGGCTCAACTTATAAAACCCGAAATGATCTGTCACAAGGGACATTCGCATATCAACTGTATGCAAGCCATTGCTTCGGGATCAGCAGATGTTGCTGTCCTCGATGTTAGCGATGTGTACACTGGAGGATTGACGTATGAACTGGTTCCCTTCCTATCGGAAGTCTACAATCTTGGAGAGCCTGAATACTACGTGGTAGCTATTGCAAAAGAGGATGATCCGGATACCGAGTTGACGTACTTGAAAGGCAAGTACACCTGCCATGCTGGAATAAATACAGCCGCCGGATGGGTCTATCCATTGGCTTACCTGATTTCTAACGGCTGGATCAGACCTTATGGATGTGATAGTATTAGGGCAGCTGCAGAATACTTCTCGAAATCCTGCGTTCCTGGTGCACTCAGTGCTGAATACAACACCGGAATTCCCTATGATAACATGTGCGATCTATGTCATGGCGTTAGTTACAGATACTGCCGTCGAGATGCTTCCGAAGATTACTACGGACACACTGGAGCCTTCAGGTGCCTCGTGGAAGGTAGAGGGCACGTGGCTTTCGCTAAGCATACTACAGTCAGTGAAAATACAGGGGGAAAAAGGCGAGAATGGTGGGCTAGGAACACCCTCAATGATGACTTTCAACTTCTCTGTCCCGATGGCACTCGGGGCCGCCTCAATGACTACCATCACTGCAATCTGGGCAAAGTGAAGGCTAACGCAGTAGTTACGCGTGGTGGGATTGGGTACAATGAGACACAGATCAATGCCTACATCAATCTCTTCACGTACGCTCAGCAATTCTACGGCAGGAAGGAACAAGATGCTTTTAG TTTCAGCATGTTCTACTCCTACCCGCCCTATCATGATTTAATCTTCCAAGATGCTACGAGGCAACTGAAGGTGATCAGTCCGGAAGAGAGGCGCTACGACAAGTACGTAGGGAAGGACTTTATGCGTGCTAGAAGGATCACGGACTGCCTGGCAGGTGGGAGTCAAGTGACGATAAATCGCATGCTTATTGCACTCATCACCGCCTTCAGCATCCTCTCAGGGAGGATGTTCCTGCTAAAGTAG